The genomic window TTTAGTGTCTGGTGCTCACAGAGTTTAAAAATCCAGCATCACTGTGTCCTGGCTACTCTGGATGATTCACAGACTTCATTGtgaacagtttttattggaACAAAAGAAATACTTTCTACAAAAGGAATAGTAATTATGAAAACTGTTTGTGTAATCTACTGGAGAGTCTAAAAAGCCACTAATACTACATGAGCATGCCCTTGAATATTAGCTGGGATCCTCTAATGCCAGATACATACACCGGCATGTTTAGTTGTGTACTTCAATGAAAACTCaacaaataacatgaatgattTATTGAAACGATTCAACAGAAGTTACtttcacaaacaacaaataagtAATGTGACTTCTTGTAAAAGTTTAAAACCTAAAGTGCATATTCAGCACTAAATGTAAAAGCAGATTAAGACACATTctcacacatatatacagtaaccCTGAGTCTGCTTTTGCTTTCAATCCTAAACTCTCAACTTCatattttttgggtttttttttttttttttttagtaaacgTTATATGGCACAGCAATTCACATCCAGCAGGTGGAGCAATAAGTCACATTTGTTGTAAAGGAGGCACATCATAACTGCAACAAACCCCTCATACATGGGCAGCTGTGGAAAGGTGAAAACTGTCAAATAGAAGCACATCTCATCTGTCTCATCTTGTCTTCAGCACTGCAAGACAGAGAAATGTTAATTTAACACTGTGATTCAGAGTAAAGATCCAGTTTTGTTTCAATATTTCAACATGATAGTAATGCAACCTTAGTTTATGTTCGTCTTGACAGTATGGTTGACAGTGAGCTCTGTTGAAGTGAAGTCGGCGGTGTTTTGAGACAATGCCTCGTGGGGCATCTGAAAGAGTTGTCAGTGATAGTCAGATGAACAATGGCTGTCGTGATAAACAATGAAGGCACACAGATTTCTTTTGAGAGAGAACTGACCAGCACTGGAGGAGACGTGAAAAGATAATTGAAGGGGTAGTGCAGCAGGTTGATGCAGGTGGAAGAGTATAGATCTGCATAACGCATCAGCTGGCTGGCAAACAGCGTCTGTCTGGAGCCGCTGCGCAGGAGGCTGCCCATCTGGCCGTGAGACATGTCCATTCTGTAAGTCAGCACCTGCAGAAACAAACAACCACATTAGCAAGAAAAAAGCCTGGACAGATGAAAATAAGACAAGAAAACAATCTGAAGCCCTACAGGTTAAtgctttctgtttctgttgaaaTAAGGCTTTCTCAAAGTTTTATAATATTATTCGGCATTATACCAACAGCTTCCTAGTAATATATTTCCCATAATTTTATGTGTTATTTAAGTTCTCTTTGTACTGCTGCGCTGTTAACATGAAGGGAAATAGGTAGATTTTGAATGGACAATCAAACCTTCACCTTCATTCAAGTGAGGTTTTGATGAGTGGTGAGGTTGTGTGTTAAGCTCCTGAAGGAGTTTGAATGTTCCCAGCAACAAGAAAGATAGAGCCTCTAGTGTAGTTAAAGCAGCAACAAAATTTGATGCGTCCATTTCTTAAAGGACCACtttgtaggatttagtggcatctagcggtaaggttgcagattgcaaccaaatgaaaaaacatgttttttgtgattttctgtcatttataatgttggatatctatgttaaacatggtcagagttccaaaacttgagatgaACGCATGAAAAATGCTGCCTGAAAGTCAtaagtcagggcttcagcctgctatGAACGCTTCTTTTgtaaagttacctctacttccttctCATAATGACATCAGATCATCAGCGCATGCCCACAGCCTTTGTTGCTAGGGTtgttccatgtttttttttacactgtccATTTGTATATTTCAGACCAGATGCGGGCTCAAACatatatggatgtatttgagaaattgACATGTccagtaaagaatgagaaaaagaagttcTACTACTACTGCCAgaaactggccaatcagaacagagcaggcTCATGGGGCgggggaccttaaagagacaggagctaaaacggcctgtttcagacagaggctgaactgaggggctgcataaaaggccagtataagataaataagaagttttctgaactgtaaatcatacaaagatatatAAGTAGTGCCCCAGAAtttaaatatagacctggaaatgtgcatgattatattatatttaatatgtgGAGCTCACCTTCATTCTGGTCTGAATAGCCCTGATGTCAGGACAGTCTCGACTGCCGCTGCCCCGGTGTCTTCAGGCCACAAACACAGAAGACAATTATCAGATACTTTACTGTTTCATGTAACTAGTTAAACTAACTCATAATTCATGTAGAGCCTGAACAATGAAAtggtcatgtgatgacaacTAAACTAGCAAATGTTTAATGAACTGAAGCAGCAAAATATCAAGAATCATTTAACAGATATATAATATTCCAAGTATTTTAGAATAAATGAGTTAACTGTTTACTAAGGGCTTTAAAACACTGCATAAGCATAATGCAAGAAAAAGGTACAGATGTACACAAACTCACTTGTAAAGCTCAGTTAAGATGACATCCAGACGTTTTATCTCCTCAAACAGACCTGAAAAATCAAGACAGACATCAAAACTTTGGAATCCACAAGAAATTACCACAGTAACATAAAGACAAGATCAACCCCTGTTCTTACTTTTCTTATCATCCCACACTTGTAGCTCTTTGGTGAGCTCCGGGACAACCAGGAACGTCTTCCAGCCCTGGCGTTTCTTAGATTTGAGGATGTCGCCGAAGATGTGGTCTCCAACATACAGGATGTCCTTACCTTTGACATCCAGCAGATCACAGACAATGTCCGAGGATCCTGCAACCAGACGTTGATTCACAATACACATAAAAGAAACTaagcaaataaaactaaaaattgcctgaaaatacaaacacatcaacaccacgagcacacataaaaacacatgcacatcttTTTAATCTATCCttgtgaagagagagagcatttGTTTGGAGGTCTAATTACATTTCTTTCAACATAATCTCAATTTAGTCCTAAAACTTTACCCAAATCACAGCCAAACCCTAATAATGGTCAAAATAGGGCAAAATTGAACATATCCACAATCACCTAGTGTGTAAAATAACTGTACTAGGGTAGATATCCTCTTTTCCACTAATTGTAACATATTTCTACAGTTTAAACTCTCCAAACTGTACACAGTTGCTACAGAAAGTTacactacttttacttaatcATAGTAAAAGAACCTCCAAACTTCTTGTTCTGTTCTTATTAATTCAGTAAATATTCTGTGACAATTAGTAAAAACAACCCAACAAcatctaaataaaaacacataactaGTAATTGTGAATCTCACCTCCAGAGTAGACTGTTCCATGCTGGAGGGCACCTGTGTAAGTCCCAATCCGAAGCTTCCCTGTGTCCTGTGTCAAAAATACATCACACATGAATGAAACCTGCTGCGATTCAACATGAATATGTAAAGTGACAGCGTCCAAAACTTTCTCACACCGTGTCTACTTGTCTCAACACAGTCCCCTCTGCAAAGAACAGCGGCTTTCTGGTGTCCACAACCACAAGGTCGAAGAAGGAACGCCAGGACTTTTTCTGATTTCCAGACTGGAATTAAGAACAAAGTTAAGTTCTCATGACTCTCTTAAAGGTTTCCTGTGGAGTTTGTGACCTCTAGTTGCACTATGGAGTGCATGCACATACAGTCCTATCAATCATTTCATACTACTCCACTGATCTACATGTGGCTGACAGAGGCAATGAAAAGGAAGACTGCAAGCCAgtagacatggatgtaaacaatgcaggatttaaaatacttagaAAAATTAGTTTTGCCAAcattttatgaggaaggaaatggattcaacacatttgttagatcACAAGGATACGTACAATGAGTTTTGGTGAGTATGAATGTAAACatcacttttgtttgtttacaataaaactCCATAGGCCACCTTTAAGCGTAAACTTTCTGAATAAAATTGGCTTACCTTAGTGCCATTTTCAAGCAGGTATTTCATAATGGCCTTGatgaaaaaggcaaaatagTTGTTAGAATAATTGGTCATTTTGAATGTcatgtttcttcattttcatgcaatttgtaaatgtaaattgttTGAGTGTTAAGTCATGTCAAAACACAAGTTTGGAAGCTCACCTCAGTGTAGGTGTAGTCACTGTTGGTGGCAAGAAAGACTTTAGCCACTTCTTTAACCCGAGTCAAGAGTGCATCGATATTTGGctgtaaagaaaacatttatttactctAAATTCAAGCTTTTTTTGCTAAAAGACATTTTGGTGCACAATACGTTCAGTTTACCACTCACATCTCTTACGACGTATTTCTCCAAATTCTTGATTGTTCGTTCTTTCAAGGTACCCTAAACAGCACACAGATAAGTGTGTAACAGTTACTATACGGTACAGACAAAGTATGGTTCCCTGCATcaagacagacacacatctgCGGTATTTCTTATTGTAAAAAGCCACAATTAGAAATGTTTTGTCAATTCACCGTATCGTGAATAAAGTCCATTGCATCTCGGACATCCTGGTACATGCTTCTGTAAGACATAAACAAGTCGCCGTGGTGGTGACCATTCAGGACGCTGGAAGAAAATgaacagcagagaaagagaattAGGATGTTAATTTATAATGGTTCAGAGCAGAGAGGAACGGTCAAACTATGGCTCACTTTTTGTATCTGGTGCATCTGGTGAAGAAGTCCACAAGGCAAGCGTAGAGATAAGTCTCTGCAGAATGCATGGAAACACAGTTAATGAGCACTTTTAAGCTGCTTATGTCATATATAAGATTATACacttatatttctttttatttagttttaattcaCACAAATGAAGAActaattaatatatataaatgtaattgtcaaatctgacatttctgattatgttaattttacaaattatagaacaaatgacaaaaagtaGAAGTAAATGTTAACCTGAGAGATTGAAGAGAGTGTTAAGAATGTAGAAACGGTCGGTGTCATCTCTTTGAATGAACTTGTTGGGGTAGTAGTTGTGAATGTCTTCcctgtgaaacacaaacatacaggtGAATATCACATATCCAGACACACAAGCTTACAGACTCCAATATCCCAAAGTCCTAAACAAATGTGaatgattttacatttcagtgaatattaaaaaaaatgtctgtgtgaAATCTTGTGATAATCTACAAACATGCAGATTAGATGCATTTCTGTTCATCTGCTGCTGTGCTTTTTTAACCACATTCAGCCAGCTCATCTCAGCTGACCGTCATGCTGCAGTCATTATTAGCTGTTTATGTTTCCCTTGTCAATAAATAAGTATGAATGGCATCAAAATGTGAGAGTCAGAAACTGTAGATTGCAGCTGTTTTTCACAAAATAGAAACtgtcaaatcacaaaaagaGGTCCCCTTTTTACTGTTGGATCCAAGATATTGTAACTTCAGTCAGTTTAACCTGTAAGTGAAAACGTATACATTTCCACTGAATGTATAACACTCAGTATATCTgacttttgaaaaatgaatgatacacttctgatttttttcttgagatATAACCAGTGGTTGAAGAaggatttcattttaatttccctccagacatgtattaagacatataaaaatactttgcttggaacaataatgtgtgtctgataagGTTTCTCCGCAACAAAAAGtgtaattaccactttaaaatccttaaaatgccatctactccttctccctcattaaaaaattacagaacctat from Thunnus maccoyii chromosome 19, fThuMac1.1, whole genome shotgun sequence includes these protein-coding regions:
- the nt5c2l1 gene encoding 5'-nucleotidase, cytosolic II, like 1 isoform X1, encoding MDMSSLNTTDVMDTDPSISSGEPKVKRGFDQKVFVNRSLTLENIKCYGFDMDYTLAIYKSPDYESMGFELIRDRVVSIGYPHELLRYTYDPSFPTRGLVIDTRYGNLLKVDSNGNVLVCSHGFHFLKGEDIHNYYPNKFIQRDDTDRFYILNTLFNLSETYLYACLVDFFTRCTRYKNVLNGHHHGDLFMSYRSMYQDVRDAMDFIHDTGTLKERTIKNLEKYVVRDPNIDALLTRVKEVAKVFLATNSDYTYTEAIMKYLLENGTKSGNQKKSWRSFFDLVVVDTRKPLFFAEGTVLRQVDTDTGKLRIGTYTGALQHGTVYSGGSSDIVCDLLDVKGKDILYVGDHIFGDILKSKKRQGWKTFLVVPELTKELQVWDDKKSLFEEIKRLDVILTELYKHRGSGSRDCPDIRAIQTRMKVLTYRMDMSHGQMGSLLRSGSRQTLFASQLMRYADLYSSTCINLLHYPFNYLFTSPPVLMPHEALSQNTADFTSTELTVNHTVKTNIN
- the nt5c2l1 gene encoding 5'-nucleotidase, cytosolic II, like 1 isoform X2 translates to MDYTLAIYKSPDYESMGFELIRDRVVSIGYPHELLRYTYDPSFPTRGLVIDTRYGNLLKVDSNGNVLVCSHGFHFLKGEDIHNYYPNKFIQRDDTDRFYILNTLFNLSETYLYACLVDFFTRCTRYKNVLNGHHHGDLFMSYRSMYQDVRDAMDFIHDTGTLKERTIKNLEKYVVRDPNIDALLTRVKEVAKVFLATNSDYTYTEAIMKYLLENGTKSGNQKKSWRSFFDLVVVDTRKPLFFAEGTVLRQVDTDTGKLRIGTYTGALQHGTVYSGGSSDIVCDLLDVKGKDILYVGDHIFGDILKSKKRQGWKTFLVVPELTKELQVWDDKKSLFEEIKRLDVILTELYKHRGSGSRDCPDIRAIQTRMKVLTYRMDMSHGQMGSLLRSGSRQTLFASQLMRYADLYSSTCINLLHYPFNYLFTSPPVLMPHEALSQNTADFTSTELTVNHTVKTNIN